The Lutra lutra chromosome 15, mLutLut1.2, whole genome shotgun sequence genome includes a region encoding these proteins:
- the B4GALT3 gene encoding LOW QUALITY PROTEIN: beta-1,4-galactosyltransferase 3 (The sequence of the model RefSeq protein was modified relative to this genomic sequence to represent the inferred CDS: inserted 1 base in 1 codon; deleted 2 bases in 2 codons), with amino-acid sequence MIPKRQLEPRPEPRMLRRLLERPCTLALLVGSQLAVMMYLSLGGFRSLSALFGREQGPTFDYSHPHDVYSNLSHRPGAPVAPGAPPAPQGLPYCPERSPLLVGPVSVSFSPVPSLAEISERNPRVEPGGRYRPAGCEPRSRTAIIVPHRAREHHLRLLLYHLHPFLQRQQLAYGIYVIHQAGNGTFNRAKLLNVGVREALRDEEWDCLFLHDVDLLPENDHNLYVCDPRGPRHVAVAMNKFGYSLPYPQYFGGVSALTPDQYLKMNGFPNEYWXWGGEDDDIATRVRLAGMKISRPPTSVGHYKMVKHRGDKGNEENPHRFDLLVRTQNSWTQDGMNSLTYRLLARELGPLYTNITADIGTDPRGPRTPSGPRYPPGSSQAFRQEMLQRRPPARPGPLPTANHTAPNGSH; translated from the exons ATGATCCCGAAGAGACAGCTTGAACCTAG ACCTGAGCCCAGAATGTTGCGGAGGCTGCTGGAGCGGCCCTGCACGCTGGCCCTGCTGGTGGGCTCCCAGCTGGCTGTCATGATGTACCTGTCACTGGGGGGCTTCCGAAGCCTCAGTGCCCTATTTGGCCGAGAGCAGGGGCCGACATTTGACTATTCTCATCCCCATGATGTCTACAGTAACCTCAGTCACCGGCCTGGGGCCCCTGTtgccccaggggcccctccagcTCCTCAAGGTCTGCCCTACTGTCCAGAACGATCTCCTCTTTTAG TGGGTCCCGTGTCCGTGTCCTTTAGCCCGGTGCCATCACTGGCAGAGATCTCGGAGAGGAACCCCCGGGTGGAACCGGGGGGCCGCTACCGCCCCGCGGGGTGTGAGCCCCGCTCCCGCACGGCCATCATCGTGCCCCAC CGGGCCCGGGAGCACCACCTGCGCCTGCTGCTCTACCACCTGCACCCCTTCCTGCAGCGCCAGCAGCTCGCTTACGGCATCTACGTCATCCACCAG GCTGGAAATGGAACGTTTAACAGGGCCAAGCTGCTAAACGTTGGGGTGCGGGAAGCCCTGCGTGATGAGGAGTGGGACTGC CTGTTCTTGCACGACGTGGACCTCCTGCCCGAGAACGACCACAATCTGTATGTGTGTGACCCCCGGGGACCCCGGCATGTTGCTGTTGCCATGAACAAGTTTGGATACAG CCTTCCGTACCCCCAGTACTTTGGAGGAGTCTCGGCGCTCACTCCTGACCAGTACCTGAAGATGAATGGCTTCCCCAATGAATACT GCTGGGGTGGTGAGGATGACGACATTGCTACCAG GGTGCGCCTGGCTGGGATGAAGATCTCTCGCCCCCCCACATCGGTGGGGCACTACAAGATGGTGAAGCATCGTGGTGATAAGGGCAACGAGGAGAACCCGCACAG ATTTGACCTCCTGGTCCGTACCCAGAATTCCTGGACGCAAGATGGGATGAACTCGCTGACATACCGATTGCTGGCTCGAGAGCTGGGCCCTCTCTATACCAACATCACAGCAGACATTGGAACTGACCCTCGGGGTCCCCGGACTCCCTCTGGTCCCCGTTACCCACCTGGTTCCTCCCAGGCCTTCCGTCAAGAGATGCTGCAGCGCCGGCCCCCAGCCAGGCCCGGCCCTCTGCCTACTGCCAACCACACGGCCCCCAACGGTTCACACTGA
- the ADAMTS4 gene encoding LOW QUALITY PROTEIN: A disintegrin and metalloproteinase with thrombospondin motifs 4 (The sequence of the model RefSeq protein was modified relative to this genomic sequence to represent the inferred CDS: inserted 1 base in 1 codon; deleted 1 base in 1 codon) → MSRTDWHPRRSLAGCWLRGVHARPLLPTVPISRPVGRLLLLLLPLASLLPSARPASPLPREEEIVFPEKLNGSVLPGSGTPARLLYRLPAFGEMLLLELEQDPGVRVEGLTVQYLGQAPELLGGAEPGTYLTGTVNGDPESVASLHWDGGALLGVLQYRGTELHIQPLEGGTLNSAGGPGAHILRRKSPASSQGPMCNVKAPPGXPSPSPRRAKRFASLSRFVETLVVADDKMAAFHGAGLKRYLLTVMAAAAKAFKHPSIRNPVSLVVTRLVILGPGEEGPQVGPSAAQTLRSFCAWQRGLNTPEDSDPDHFDTAILFTRQDLCGVSTCDTLGMADVGTVCDPSRSCAIVEDDGLQSAFTAAHELGHVFNMLHDNSKPCVGLNGPGSTSRHVMAPVMAHVDPEEPWSPCSARFITDFLDNGYGHCLLDKPAAPLHLPVTFPGKDYDADRQCQLTFGPDSRHCPQLPPPCAALWCSGHLNGHAMCQTKHSPWADGTPCGPSQACMGGRCLHVDQLQDFNIPQAGGWGPWGSWGDCSRSCGGGVQFSSRDCTRPVPRNGGKYCEGRRTRFRSCNTQDCPTGSALTFRDEQCAAFNHRTDLFKSFPGPMDWVPRYTGVAPRDQCKLTCQARALGYYYVLEPRVVDGTPCSPDSSSVCVQGRCIHAGCDRVIGSKKKFDKCMVCGGDGSSCSKQSGSFRKFRYGYNNVVTIPAGATHILVRQQGSPGVRSVYLALKLPDGSYALNGEYTLMPSATDVVLPGGVSLRYSGATAASESLAGHGPLAQPLTLQVLVAGNPQNARLRYSFFVPRPAPSTPRPPPQDWLHRKAQILEILRRRPWAGRK, encoded by the exons ATGTCCCGGACAGACTGGCATCCCAGGAGGAGCTTGGCCGGGTGCTGGCTGCGGGGAGTCCATGCCCGCCCACTGCTCCCCACTGTGCCCATCTCTCGGCCAGTGGgacggctgctgctgctgctgctgccgctggcCTCGCTCCTGCCCTCGGCCCGGCccgccagccccctcccccgggAGGAGGAGATCGTGTTTCCAGAGAAGCTCAATGGTAGCGTCCTGCCAGGTTCAGGCACCCCTGCCAGGCTTCTGTACCGCTTGCCAGCCTTTGGGGAGATGCTGCTTCTAGAGCTGGAGCAGGACCCCGGCGTGCGGGTCGAGGGGCTGACGGTGCAGTACCTGGGCCAAGCACCTGAGCTGCTGGGAGGGGCCGAGCCAGGCACCTACCTCACCGGCACTGTCAACGGAGATCCGGAGTCGGTGGCATCTCTGCACTGGGACGGGGGAGCCCTGTTAGGGGTGCTGCAGTATCGGGGGACCGAACTCCACATCCAGCCCCTGGAGGGAGGCACCCTTAACTCTGCCGGGGGCCCTGGGGCTCACATCCTCCGCCGGAAGAGTCCTGCCAGCAGCCAGGGCCCCATGTGCAACGTCAAGGCTCCTCCCG atcccagccccagccctcgaAGAGCCAAG CGCTTCGCTTCGCTGAGTAGATTTGTGGAGACGCTGGTCGTGGCGGACGACAAGATGGCAGCGTTTCACGGCGCGGGGCTGAAGCGTTACCTGCTGACAGTCATGGCCGCCGCCGCCAAGGCCTTCAAGCACCCCAGCATCCGCAACCCAGTCAGCTTGGTGGTGACGCGGCTCGTGATTTTGGGGCCGGGCGAGGAAGGGCCTCAGGTGGGACCCAGTGCCGCCCAGACCCTGCGCAGCTTCTGCGCCTGGCAGCGGGGACTCAACACCCCCGAGGACTCGGACCCTGACCACTTTGACACGGCCATCCTGTTCACCCGGCAG GACCTGTGTGGGGTCTCCACCTGCGACACTCTGGGCATGGCTGACGTGGGCACTGTGTGTGACCCGTCTCGGAGCTGTGCTATCGTGGAGGACGACGGGCTCCAGTCGGCCTTCACTGCTGCTCACGAACTGG GTCATGTCTTCAACATGCTCCATGACAACTCAAAACCATGTGTCGGTCTGAATGGGCCTGGGAGCACTTCCCGCCACGTCATGGCTCCTGTGATGGCCCATGTGGACCCCGAGGAGCCCTGGTCCCCCTGCAGTGCCCGCTTCATCACTGACTTCCTGGACAACGGCTACG GGCACTGTCTCTTAGACAAGCCAGCGGCTCCCCTGCATCTGCCTGTGACTTTCCCTGGCAAGGACTATGATGCTGATCGCCAGTGTCAGCTGACCTTTGGGCCCGACTCACGCCATTGTCCCCAGCTGCCACCGCCCTGTGCTGCTCTCTGGTGTTCCGGCCATCTCAACGGCCATGCCATGTGCCAGACCAAGCATTCACCCTGGGCTGATGGCACTCCCTGCGGGCCATCGCAGGCCTGCATG GGGGGCCGCTGCCTCCACGTGGACCAGCTCCAGGACTTTAAT ATCCCCCAGGCTGGtggctggggcccctgggggtcATGGGGCGACTGCTCTCGGAGCTGCGGTGGTGGCGTCCAGTTCTCTTCCCGGGACTGCACGCGGCCAGTCCCCCGGAATGGCGGCAAGTACTGTGAGGGTCGCCGCACCCGCTTCCGTTCCTGCAACACCCAGGACTGCCCAACTGGCTCAG CACTGACCTTCCGTGACGAGCAGTGTGCCGCTTTCAACCACCGCACTGACCTCTTCAAGAGCTTCCCAGGGCCCATGGACTGGGTCCCTCGCTACACGGGGGTAGCCCCCCGGGACCAGTGCAAGCTCACCTGCCAGGCCCGGGCCCTGGGCTACTACTACGTGCTGGAACCACGG GTAGTAGATGGGACTCCCTGTTCCCCGGACAGCTCGTCGGTCTGTGTCCAGGGCCGCTGTATCCATGCAGGCTGTGACCGTGTCATTGGCTCCAAAAAGAAGTTTGACAAGTGCATGGTGTGCGGTGGGGATGGTTCCAGCTGCAGTAAACAGTCTGGCTCCTTCAGAAAATTCAG GTACGGATACAACAATGTGGTCACTATCCCCGCGGGGGCCACGCATATCCTGGTCCGGCAGCAGGGGTCCCCTGGGGTCCGCAGTGTCTATCTGGCCCTAAAGCTTCCAGATGGCTCCTACGCCCTCAACGGAGAGTACACACTGATGCCCTCGGCCACGGACGTAGTCCTGCCTGGGGGGGTCAGCCTCCGCTACAGCGGGGCCACGGCAGCCTCCGAGTCGCTGGCCGGCCACGGGCCGCTGGCCCAGCCGCTCACGCTGCAGGTCCTGGTGGCTGGTAACCCCCAGAACGCTCGCCTGCGCTACAGCTTCTTCGTGCCCCGGCCAGCGCCGTccacaccccgcccccctccGCAGGACTGGCTGCACCGCAAGGCTCAGATTCTGGAGATCCTCCGGCGGCGCCCCTGGGCGGGCAGGAAATAA
- the PPOX gene encoding LOW QUALITY PROTEIN: protoporphyrinogen oxidase (The sequence of the model RefSeq protein was modified relative to this genomic sequence to represent the inferred CDS: inserted 1 base in 1 codon): protein MGLGGPRGTPSPAPADSVGVALIRLHGERPPRARRPLSPVPSASRGLHQWAVTVVVLGVGISGLAASYHLSRAPCPPKVVLVEGSERLGGWIRSVRGPGDAVFELGPRGIRPAGALGARTLLLFLLFLRVYGEQVSELGLDSEVLPVRGDHPAAQNRFLYVGGALHALPSGLRGLFRPSPPFSKPLFWAGLKELTTPRGKDPDETVHXFAQRRLGPEVASLAMDSLCRGVFAGNSRELSIRSCFPSLFQAEQTHRSVLLGLLLGAGRSPQPDSALIRQARAERWSQWSLRGGLEMLPQALNTHLTSRGVTVLKGQPVCGLSLQAEGRWKVSLGDSSLEADHVISAVPASVLSGLLPAQAAPLARALRAITAVSVAVVNLQYRGARLPVQGFGHLVPSSEDPGILGIVYDSVAFPEQDGSPAGLRVTVMLGGSWLQTLEARGSILSQELFQQRAQQAAAAQLGLKEPPSHCLVHLHKNCIPQYTLGHWQKLEAATQFLASQRLPLTLAGASYEGVAVNDCIESGRQAAARALGSEPNS, encoded by the exons ATGGGCCTGGGGGGGCCCCGCGGCACCCCGAGCCCTGCGCCCGCAGATAGCGTGGGCGTCGCCCTTATCCGCCTCCACGGCGAGCGCCCACCGAGGGCCCGGAGGCCTCTCTCTCCGGTTCCCTCTGCCTCTCGTGG GCTTCACCAATGGGCCGTGACCGTGGTCGTGCTGGGCGTTGGCATCAGCGGCTTGGCCGCCAGTTACCACCTGAGCCGGGCCCCCTGTCCCCCCA AGGTGGTCCTAGTGGAGGGCAGCGAGCGTCTGGGAGGCTGGATCCGCTCGGTGCGAGGGCCAGGTGATGCTGTCTTTGAACTTGGACCTCGAGGAATTCGGCCCGCGGGAGCCCTGGGAGCCCGGACCCTGCTCCTG TTTCTCCTCTTCCTGAGGGTGTATGGAGAGCAGGTTTCTGAGCTTGGCTTGGACTCAGAAGTGTTGCCTGTCCGGGGAGACCATCCAGCTGCCCAGAACAGGTTCCTGTACGTTGGTGGTGCCCTGCATGCGCTGCCCTCTGGCCTCAG GGGGCTCTTCCGCCCTTCACCTCCCTTCTCCAAACCTCTGTTTTGGGCTGGGCTGAAGGAGTTGACCACGCCCAGGGGCAAAGACCCTGATGAGACTGTGC AGTTTGCCCAGCGCCGCCTTGGACCCG AGGTGGCGTCTCTAGCCATGGACAGTCTCTGCCGAGGAGTGTTTGCAGGCAACAGCCGGGAGCTCAGCATCAGGTCCTGCTTTCCCAGTCTCTTCCAAGCTGAGCAAACCCATCGTTCCGTTTTactggggctgctgctgggggcaG gGCGGAGCCCCCAGCCAGACTCAGCACTCATTCGCCAGGCTCGAGCGGAGCGCTGGAGCCAGTGGTCACTGCGGGGAGGGCTGGAGATGTTGCCCCAGGCCCTTAACACCCACCTGACTAGTAGGGGTGTCACTGTTCTCAAAGGCCAGCCTGTCTGTGGGCTCAGCCTCCAGGCAGAAGGGCGCTGGAAG GTATCCCTAGGGGACAGCAGTCTGGAGGCAGACCACGTGATTAGCGCTGTCCCAGCTTCAG TACTCAGCGGGCTGCTCCCTGCCCAGGCCGCACCTCTGGCCCGTGCCTTGCGCGCCATCACTGCCGTGTCCGTGGCTGTGGTGAACCTCCAGTATCGAGGAGCTCGTCTACCTGTGCAG ggATTTGGACATTTGGTGCCGTCCTCAGAagacccaggcatcctgggaatCGTGTATGACTCAGTTGCTTTTCCTGAGCAGGACGGGAGCCCCGCGGGCCTCCGAGTGACT GTGATGCTGGGAGGGTCCTGGTTACAGACACTGGAAGCCAGGGGATCCATCTTATCTCAGGAGCTGTTCCAGCAGCGGGCACAGCAGGCAGCTGCCGCCCAGTTAGGACTAAAGGAGCCCCCGAGTCACTGCTTGGTCCACCTGCACAAG aaCTGCATCCCCCAGTATACACTAGGCCACTGGCAAAAACTGG AGGCAGCGACCCAGTTCCTGGCTTCTCAGAGGCTGCCCCTGACTCTGGCTGGAGCCTCCTACGAGGGGGTTGCTGTCAATGACTGTATAGAGAGCGGACGCCAGGCAGCAGCCCGGGCCCTGGGCTCAGAACCTAACAGCTga
- the USP21 gene encoding LOW QUALITY PROTEIN: ubiquitin carboxyl-terminal hydrolase 21 (The sequence of the model RefSeq protein was modified relative to this genomic sequence to represent the inferred CDS: inserted 7 bases in 7 codons; deleted 3 bases in 3 codons; substituted 1 base at 1 genomic stop codon) — MPQASEHRLGRTREPPVNVQPXVGSKLPFAPRXRSKERRTQPLAEPMLRPLPPRPGSPEERLKKLELGRGRTSGPRPXGPLRADHGVPLHGSPPPTVALPXPSRTNLARSKSVSSGDLRPMGIALGGHRGTGELGAALSRLAXRPEPPTLRRSASLRRLGGFPGPPHLLSIRTEPPTSHGSFXIIFCRPSESFYSDDKWXGLAHHTLLLGSGHVGLRNLGNTCSLNAVLQCLSSTRPLRDFCLRRDFRQEVPGGGRAQELTEAFADVIGALWHPDSCEAVNPTRFRAVFQKYVPSFSGYSQQDAQEFLKLLMERATLELNRRGRRAPPILASSPAPSXPRRGGALLEEPELRVSDDDRANLMWKRYLEREDSKIVDLFVGQLKSCLKCQACGYRSTTFEVFCDLSLPIPKKGFAGGKVSLRDCFSLFTKEEELESENAPVCDRCRQKTRSTKKLTVQRFPRILVLHLNRFSASRGSIKKSSVGVDFPLQRLSLGDFASDKAGSPVYQLYALCNHSGSVHYGHYTALCRCQTGWHVYNDSRVSPVSENQVASSEGYVLFYQLMQEPPRCL; from the exons ATGCCCCAGGCCTCTGAGCACCGCCTGGGCCGGACCCGAGAGCCACCTGTTAATGTCCAGC GAGTGGGGTCCAAGCTACCATTTGCCCCGA GCCGAAGCAAGGAACGCAGAACCCAGCCCCTGGCCGAACCCATGTTAAGACCTCTGCCTCCCCGGCCAGGGTCC CCTGAGGAACGGCTCAAGAAACTGGAGCTGGGACGGGGACGGACCTCAGGCCCTCGTC AGGGACCCCTTCGGGCAGATCATGGAGTTCCCCTGCATGGCTCACCACCCCCAACTGtggctctgc ctccttccaggACCAACCTAGCTCGTTCCAAGTCTGTGAGCAGTGGA GACTTGCGTCCTATGGGGATTGCCTTGGGAGGGCATCGTGGCACTGGAGAACTAGGGGCTGCACTGAGCCGCTTGG CTCGGCCTGAACCTCCCACCCTGAGACGGAGCGCCTCTCTCCGCCGCCTCGGGGGCTTTCCTGGTCCCCCCCACCTGCTCAGTATACGGACGGAGCCCCCTACTTCCCATGGCTCCT CAATCATATTCTGCCGGCCCTCTGAGTCTTTCTACTCCGATGACAAATGGTGAGGACTT GCTCATCACACGCTGCTTCTGGGCTCCGGTCATGTTGGCCTCCGAAATCTGGGGAACACG tGCTCCCTGAACGCAGTGCTGCAGTGTCTGAGCAGCACTCGG CCTCTGCGGGACTTCTGTCTGCGAAGGGACTTCCGGCAAGAGGTGCCTGGAGGGGGTCGAGCCCAAGAGCTCACTGAAG CCTTTGCGGATGTGATCGGTGCCCTGTGGCACCCTGACTCGTGTGAAGCTGTGAATCCTACTCGATTCCGAGCTGTCTTCCAGAAATACgtcccttccttctctggatACAG CCAGCAGGATGCCCAAGAGTTCCTGAAGCTTCTCATGGAGCGGGCTACACTGGAACTCAACCGGCGGGGCCGCCGGGCTCCACCCATCCTGGCCAGCAGTCCTGCGCCCT AGCCCCGCCGAGGAGGAGCTCTGCTGGAAGAACCTGAGCTGAGGGTAAG TGATGACGACCGAGCCAACCTAATGTGGAAGCGTTACCtggagagagaagacagcaaGATTGTGG ACCTGTTTGTGGGCCAGTTGAAAAGTTGTCTCAAGTGCCAGGCCTGTGGGTATCGCTCCACGACCTTCGAGGTTTTTTGTGACCTGTCCCTGCCCATCCCCAAG AAAGGATTTGCCGGGGGCAAGGTGTCTCTGCGGGATTGTTTCAGCCTTTTCACCAAGGAAGAAGAGCTAGAGTCAGAGAATGCTCCA GTATGTGACCGATGTCGGCAGAAAACACGAAGTACCAAAAAGTTGACAGTACAAAGATTCCCCCGAATCCTTGTGCTCC ATCTTAATCGATTTTCCGCCTCCCGAGGCTCCATCAAGAAAAGTTCAGTAGGTGTGGATTTCCCGCTGCAGCGACTGAGCCTGGGGGACTTTGCCAGCGACAAAGCTG GAAGCCCTGTCTATCAGCTGTATGCCCTCTGCAACCACTCGGGCAGCGTCCACTACGGCCACTACACAGCTCTGTGCCGGTGCCAGACTGGTTGGCATGTCTACAATGACTCTCG cgTCTCCCCTGTCAGTGAAAACCAGGTGGCGTCCAGTGAGGGCTACGTTCTGTTCTACCAACTGATGCAGGAGCCACCCCGGTGCCTGtga